From Anopheles coluzzii chromosome 3, AcolN3, whole genome shotgun sequence, the proteins below share one genomic window:
- the LOC120954634 gene encoding uncharacterized protein LOC120954634 isoform X3, with translation MISAIVSRLVILLFGTLYPAYASYKAVRTKNVKEYVKWMMYWIVFAFFTFIETFTDILLSWFPFYYEIKVIVVLWLLSPATRGSSTLYRKFVHPMLTRREQEIDDYINQAKEKGYTAVLQLGSKGVNYATNVIMQTAIKGGGGLVQTLRKSYSLSDLSEPDTQRTQDEVDEIVNRPQRVLRSKSSRSSSGSRQMEMYFPEVEIAAAPYHATAAPPYNYIRSSDDISSGYSSAEPGLSRTASMSNTARPRLKSKTREDDEEYSADVFYDEQDQHMLYGRGGPLNDRFFPQQRATIYELAPGGSSSLPAITQAGHTVEHGAPPIYSSSNTQPSGVPAEMNDKYKLFLAWMEEQQRRENGVDPESSKQTLPSQEVATEDKPQLEVVELVDQSAKDDEIASVKQEKLNNGYEMREEIVANAEPLPAGDDDFQDTISISSNENDEFLEVEAAEPNAEALEQDYSATDTVTTIKTEMPMDEIERDNSVPEETPEVVAKTEGTENESNLECDVDAELQTALTAEVQPAVVEIPAVVEEKEPNPTISVEESTFDTISHPEETSNLLAAASSNSNLTSSSSSLAISEGSTGSVINLAVEGSAPSVPPKKHPSFGKQRKAPPVPPPAPEMIVVREKPSKPSTVTTTTTAPTVAVQAASKASVDKTKVTAKPTATAVSRSTSSPAGSAAPEKSKPKKFMSSLTGMFKGHGEQTATTTAQQSAATAGHPKETEI, from the exons ATGATTAGTGCAATAGTTTCGCGTTTAGTGAT ACTACTGTTCGGTACGCTGTACCCGGCCTACGCCTCGTACAAGGCGGTGCGAACGAAGAACGTCAAGGAGTAT GTAAAATGGATGATGTACTGGATTGTGTTTGCGTTCTTCACGTTCATCGAAACGTTCACCGACATACTACTGTCGTGGTTTCCGTTCTACTACGAAATTAAGGTGATCGTCGTCCTGTGGCTGCTGTCACCGGCTACCCGCGGTAGCTCGACACTCTATCGCAAGTTTGTGCATCCGATGCTGACACGCCGCGAACAG GAAATTGACGACTACATCAATCAAGCCAAAGAGAAGGGTTACACCGCCGTGCTGCAGCTGGGCTCGAAGGGTGTTAACTATGCCACGAACGTTATCATGCAAACGGCCATCAAG ggtggtggtgggcttGTGCAAACGCTACGCAAAAGCTACAGCTTGAGCGATCTCTCCGAACCGGACACGCAGCGAACGCAGGACGAGGTCGATGAGATTGTGAACCGGCCGCAGCGCGTGCTACGGTCGAAGAGCTCTCGATCGTCGTCCGGCAGCCGGCAGATGGAGATGTACTTCCCGGAGGTGGAGATTGCCGCCGCACCGTACCATGCGACTGCAGCGCCCCCGTACAA CTACATTCGCTCGTCCGACGATATTAGCTCGGGATACTCGAGCGCCGAACCAGGTCTGAGCCGAACGGCGTCGATGAGCAACACGGCACGCCCGAGACTGAAATCAAAAACGCGAGAA GATGATGAGGAGTATAGTGCCGATGTGTTTTACGACGAGCAAGATCAGCACATGCTTTACGGCCGTGGAGGTCCTCTGAACGATCGATTCTTTCCACAGCAACGTGCTACCATTTATGAGCTGGCTCCTGGTGGCAGCAGTTCACTGCCAGCCATTACCCAGGCAGGACATACGGTCGAACACGGCGCTCCTCCAATCTATAGCTCCAGCAATACGCAGCCATCCGGTGTGCCGGCTGAAATGAACGATAAATATAAACTGTTTCTAGCCTGGATGGAGGAGCAGCAGAGGCGTGAGAACGGCGTTGATCCTGAAAGTTCCAAACAGACGCTTCCTTCTCAAGAAGTAGCTACAGAGGACAAACCCCAGCTGGAAGTAGTTGAGCTAGTCGACCAATCTGCAAAGGATGATGAGATTGCTTCTGTGAAGCAAGAGAAGTTGAACAATGGTTACGAAATGAGAGAGGAGATTGTTGCAAATGCTGAACCTCTGCCCGCTGGAGATGACGACTTTCAGGATACGATCTCCATTTCATCGAACGAGAATGATGAATTCTTAGAGGTAGAGGCTGCCGAACCGAATGCAGAGGCACTTGAACAAGACTACTCTGCTACTGATACCGTGACCACTATAAAGACCGAAATGCCCATGGATGAAATCGAGAGGGATAATTCTGTGCCTGAAGAAACTCCTGAAGTTGTTGCTAAAACGGAAGGGACAGAAAATGAATCTAACCTTGAATGCGATGTTGATGCGGAACTACAAACAGCTCTTACCGCTGAAGTGCAGCCAGCAGTAGTTGAGATCCCTGCAGTTGTCGAAGAAAAGGAACCAAATCCTACCATTTCTGTCGAAGAATCCACTTTCGACACGATCAGCCATCCCGAAGAGACATCCAACTTACTCGCAGCGGCATCGTCCAACTCCAACTTAACCTCCTCGAGCTCATCGCTGGCCATTTCGGAGGGTAGTACGGGCAGTGTAATCAATCTGGCCGTCGAGGGCAGTGCTCCGTCCGTGCCGCCGAAAAAGCATCCATCCTTTGGCAAGCAGCGTAAGGCACCGCCGGTTCCGCCACCCGCCCCCGAGATGATTGTGGTTCGGGAAAAGCCCAGTAAACCCTCCACGgttaccactactactactgctccTACCGTCGCAGTTCAGGCTGCATCGAAAGCATCCGTTGACAAGACGAAAGTGACTGCAAAGCCAACGGCAACAGCAGTATCACGTAGTACCAGCTCTCCGGCTGGATCAGCAGCACCGGAAAAATCCAAACCGAAAAAGTTTATGAGCTCCCTGACGGGCATGTTTAAGGGACATGGCGAAcaaacggcaacaacaacggcTCAACAGTCTGCTGCTACCGCAGGCCATCCGAAGGAGACTGAAATTTAA
- the LOC120954634 gene encoding uncharacterized protein LOC120954634 isoform X1 → MNRKEQKGRFEQAAPSLPPTLDGLNNVSDLISKFEVRNYPINRGLLPELSSPRPTPPGYAGIVPGAAEWYRGAYHYSPTHSPPLGQTRRRSANGGVPSQYDSAYLSDTASLSDGADSVSPGGRRMDDRARFRARQGGVYYQNGSLSSLNESDYYEDIGFDVGPRTPPSGRFYAPQQRRGEGAVLLEEVEEVPLNKEQVTSTLTRFGAILQMLSRIPFPRMSVTGMGLCSLVAIFFCPRAIGSNILFPGFRLLFGTLYPAYASYKAVRTKNVKEYVKWMMYWIVFAFFTFIETFTDILLSWFPFYYEIKVIVVLWLLSPATRGSSTLYRKFVHPMLTRREQEIDDYINQAKEKGYTAVLQLGSKGVNYATNVIMQTAIKGGGGLVQTLRKSYSLSDLSEPDTQRTQDEVDEIVNRPQRVLRSKSSRSSSGSRQMEMYFPEVEIAAAPYHATAAPPYNYIRSSDDISSGYSSAEPGLSRTASMSNTARPRLKSKTREDDEEYSADVFYDEQDQHMLYGRGGPLNDRFFPQQRATIYELAPGGSSSLPAITQAGHTVEHGAPPIYSSSNTQPSGVPAEMNDKYKLFLAWMEEQQRRENGVDPESSKQTLPSQEVATEDKPQLEVVELVDQSAKDDEIASVKQEKLNNGYEMREEIVANAEPLPAGDDDFQDTISISSNENDEFLEVEAAEPNAEALEQDYSATDTVTTIKTEMPMDEIERDNSVPEETPEVVAKTEGTENESNLECDVDAELQTALTAEVQPAVVEIPAVVEEKEPNPTISVEESTFDTISHPEETSNLLAAASSNSNLTSSSSSLAISEGSTGSVINLAVEGSAPSVPPKKHPSFGKQRKAPPVPPPAPEMIVVREKPSKPSTVTTTTTAPTVAVQAASKASVDKTKVTAKPTATAVSRSTSSPAGSAAPEKSKPKKFMSSLTGMFKGHGEQTATTTAQQSAATAGHPKETEI, encoded by the exons ATGAACAGAAAGGAACAGAAAGGGCGGTTTGAACAGGCCGCACCGAGTCTCCCACCGACCCTGGACGGGCTGAACAATGTCAGCGATCTCATAAGCAAGTTCGAGGTACGCAACTATCCTATAAATAGAGGACTGCTGCCCGAACTATCGTCGCCCAGGCCGACGCCGCCGGGATACGCCGGGATCGTCCCGGGTGCAGCGGAGTGGTACCGTGGTGCCTACCATTATTCGCCGACTCATTCGCCACCGCTCGGGCAAACGCGCCGACGATCGGCCAACGGTGGTGTTCCGTCGCAGTACGACTCCGCCTATCTCAGCGATACAGCCTCTCTCAGTGACGGAGCGGATAGTGTAAGCCCCGGCGGTAGAAGGATGGATGATCGTGCCCGGTTTCGTGCCCGCCAGGGTGGAGTTTACTACCAGAATGGCTCACTGTCTTCGCTGAACGAATCCGACTACTACGAGGATATTGGGTTTGACGTTGGACCACGAACGCCACCCAGTGGACGCTTCTATGCCCCACAGCAACGCCGTGGTGAGGGTGCCGTCCTGCTGGAGGAAGTTGAGGAGGTGCCGCTGAATAAGGAGCAGGTCACTAGCACGCTGACCCGTTTCGGTGCCATACTGCAGATGCTGTCGCGGATCCCGTTCCCCCGGATGTCCGTCACCGGCATGGGGCTTTGCTCGCTCGTCGCCATCTTCTTCTGTCCGAGGGCGATCGGTTCCAATATACTGTTTCCCGGTTTCAGACTACTGTTCGGTACGCTGTACCCGGCCTACGCCTCGTACAAGGCGGTGCGAACGAAGAACGTCAAGGAGTAT GTAAAATGGATGATGTACTGGATTGTGTTTGCGTTCTTCACGTTCATCGAAACGTTCACCGACATACTACTGTCGTGGTTTCCGTTCTACTACGAAATTAAGGTGATCGTCGTCCTGTGGCTGCTGTCACCGGCTACCCGCGGTAGCTCGACACTCTATCGCAAGTTTGTGCATCCGATGCTGACACGCCGCGAACAG GAAATTGACGACTACATCAATCAAGCCAAAGAGAAGGGTTACACCGCCGTGCTGCAGCTGGGCTCGAAGGGTGTTAACTATGCCACGAACGTTATCATGCAAACGGCCATCAAG ggtggtggtgggcttGTGCAAACGCTACGCAAAAGCTACAGCTTGAGCGATCTCTCCGAACCGGACACGCAGCGAACGCAGGACGAGGTCGATGAGATTGTGAACCGGCCGCAGCGCGTGCTACGGTCGAAGAGCTCTCGATCGTCGTCCGGCAGCCGGCAGATGGAGATGTACTTCCCGGAGGTGGAGATTGCCGCCGCACCGTACCATGCGACTGCAGCGCCCCCGTACAA CTACATTCGCTCGTCCGACGATATTAGCTCGGGATACTCGAGCGCCGAACCAGGTCTGAGCCGAACGGCGTCGATGAGCAACACGGCACGCCCGAGACTGAAATCAAAAACGCGAGAA GATGATGAGGAGTATAGTGCCGATGTGTTTTACGACGAGCAAGATCAGCACATGCTTTACGGCCGTGGAGGTCCTCTGAACGATCGATTCTTTCCACAGCAACGTGCTACCATTTATGAGCTGGCTCCTGGTGGCAGCAGTTCACTGCCAGCCATTACCCAGGCAGGACATACGGTCGAACACGGCGCTCCTCCAATCTATAGCTCCAGCAATACGCAGCCATCCGGTGTGCCGGCTGAAATGAACGATAAATATAAACTGTTTCTAGCCTGGATGGAGGAGCAGCAGAGGCGTGAGAACGGCGTTGATCCTGAAAGTTCCAAACAGACGCTTCCTTCTCAAGAAGTAGCTACAGAGGACAAACCCCAGCTGGAAGTAGTTGAGCTAGTCGACCAATCTGCAAAGGATGATGAGATTGCTTCTGTGAAGCAAGAGAAGTTGAACAATGGTTACGAAATGAGAGAGGAGATTGTTGCAAATGCTGAACCTCTGCCCGCTGGAGATGACGACTTTCAGGATACGATCTCCATTTCATCGAACGAGAATGATGAATTCTTAGAGGTAGAGGCTGCCGAACCGAATGCAGAGGCACTTGAACAAGACTACTCTGCTACTGATACCGTGACCACTATAAAGACCGAAATGCCCATGGATGAAATCGAGAGGGATAATTCTGTGCCTGAAGAAACTCCTGAAGTTGTTGCTAAAACGGAAGGGACAGAAAATGAATCTAACCTTGAATGCGATGTTGATGCGGAACTACAAACAGCTCTTACCGCTGAAGTGCAGCCAGCAGTAGTTGAGATCCCTGCAGTTGTCGAAGAAAAGGAACCAAATCCTACCATTTCTGTCGAAGAATCCACTTTCGACACGATCAGCCATCCCGAAGAGACATCCAACTTACTCGCAGCGGCATCGTCCAACTCCAACTTAACCTCCTCGAGCTCATCGCTGGCCATTTCGGAGGGTAGTACGGGCAGTGTAATCAATCTGGCCGTCGAGGGCAGTGCTCCGTCCGTGCCGCCGAAAAAGCATCCATCCTTTGGCAAGCAGCGTAAGGCACCGCCGGTTCCGCCACCCGCCCCCGAGATGATTGTGGTTCGGGAAAAGCCCAGTAAACCCTCCACGgttaccactactactactgctccTACCGTCGCAGTTCAGGCTGCATCGAAAGCATCCGTTGACAAGACGAAAGTGACTGCAAAGCCAACGGCAACAGCAGTATCACGTAGTACCAGCTCTCCGGCTGGATCAGCAGCACCGGAAAAATCCAAACCGAAAAAGTTTATGAGCTCCCTGACGGGCATGTTTAAGGGACATGGCGAAcaaacggcaacaacaacggcTCAACAGTCTGCTGCTACCGCAGGCCATCCGAAGGAGACTGAAATTTAA
- the LOC120954634 gene encoding uncharacterized protein LOC120954634 isoform X2: MDDRARFRARQGGVYYQNGSLSSLNESDYYEDIGFDVGPRTPPSGRFYAPQQRRGEGAVLLEEVEEVPLNKEQVTSTLTRFGAILQMLSRIPFPRMSVTGMGLCSLVAIFFCPRAIGSNILFPGFRLLFGTLYPAYASYKAVRTKNVKEYVKWMMYWIVFAFFTFIETFTDILLSWFPFYYEIKVIVVLWLLSPATRGSSTLYRKFVHPMLTRREQEIDDYINQAKEKGYTAVLQLGSKGVNYATNVIMQTAIKGGGGLVQTLRKSYSLSDLSEPDTQRTQDEVDEIVNRPQRVLRSKSSRSSSGSRQMEMYFPEVEIAAAPYHATAAPPYNYIRSSDDISSGYSSAEPGLSRTASMSNTARPRLKSKTREDDEEYSADVFYDEQDQHMLYGRGGPLNDRFFPQQRATIYELAPGGSSSLPAITQAGHTVEHGAPPIYSSSNTQPSGVPAEMNDKYKLFLAWMEEQQRRENGVDPESSKQTLPSQEVATEDKPQLEVVELVDQSAKDDEIASVKQEKLNNGYEMREEIVANAEPLPAGDDDFQDTISISSNENDEFLEVEAAEPNAEALEQDYSATDTVTTIKTEMPMDEIERDNSVPEETPEVVAKTEGTENESNLECDVDAELQTALTAEVQPAVVEIPAVVEEKEPNPTISVEESTFDTISHPEETSNLLAAASSNSNLTSSSSSLAISEGSTGSVINLAVEGSAPSVPPKKHPSFGKQRKAPPVPPPAPEMIVVREKPSKPSTVTTTTTAPTVAVQAASKASVDKTKVTAKPTATAVSRSTSSPAGSAAPEKSKPKKFMSSLTGMFKGHGEQTATTTAQQSAATAGHPKETEI, encoded by the exons ATGGATGATCGTGCCCGGTTTCGTGCCCGCCAGGGTGGAGTTTACTACCAGAATGGCTCACTGTCTTCGCTGAACGAATCCGACTACTACGAGGATATTGGGTTTGACGTTGGACCACGAACGCCACCCAGTGGACGCTTCTATGCCCCACAGCAACGCCGTGGTGAGGGTGCCGTCCTGCTGGAGGAAGTTGAGGAGGTGCCGCTGAATAAGGAGCAGGTCACTAGCACGCTGACCCGTTTCGGTGCCATACTGCAGATGCTGTCGCGGATCCCGTTCCCCCGGATGTCCGTCACCGGCATGGGGCTTTGCTCGCTCGTCGCCATCTTCTTCTGTCCGAGGGCGATCGGTTCCAATATACTGTTTCCCGGTTTCAGACTACTGTTCGGTACGCTGTACCCGGCCTACGCCTCGTACAAGGCGGTGCGAACGAAGAACGTCAAGGAGTAT GTAAAATGGATGATGTACTGGATTGTGTTTGCGTTCTTCACGTTCATCGAAACGTTCACCGACATACTACTGTCGTGGTTTCCGTTCTACTACGAAATTAAGGTGATCGTCGTCCTGTGGCTGCTGTCACCGGCTACCCGCGGTAGCTCGACACTCTATCGCAAGTTTGTGCATCCGATGCTGACACGCCGCGAACAG GAAATTGACGACTACATCAATCAAGCCAAAGAGAAGGGTTACACCGCCGTGCTGCAGCTGGGCTCGAAGGGTGTTAACTATGCCACGAACGTTATCATGCAAACGGCCATCAAG ggtggtggtgggcttGTGCAAACGCTACGCAAAAGCTACAGCTTGAGCGATCTCTCCGAACCGGACACGCAGCGAACGCAGGACGAGGTCGATGAGATTGTGAACCGGCCGCAGCGCGTGCTACGGTCGAAGAGCTCTCGATCGTCGTCCGGCAGCCGGCAGATGGAGATGTACTTCCCGGAGGTGGAGATTGCCGCCGCACCGTACCATGCGACTGCAGCGCCCCCGTACAA CTACATTCGCTCGTCCGACGATATTAGCTCGGGATACTCGAGCGCCGAACCAGGTCTGAGCCGAACGGCGTCGATGAGCAACACGGCACGCCCGAGACTGAAATCAAAAACGCGAGAA GATGATGAGGAGTATAGTGCCGATGTGTTTTACGACGAGCAAGATCAGCACATGCTTTACGGCCGTGGAGGTCCTCTGAACGATCGATTCTTTCCACAGCAACGTGCTACCATTTATGAGCTGGCTCCTGGTGGCAGCAGTTCACTGCCAGCCATTACCCAGGCAGGACATACGGTCGAACACGGCGCTCCTCCAATCTATAGCTCCAGCAATACGCAGCCATCCGGTGTGCCGGCTGAAATGAACGATAAATATAAACTGTTTCTAGCCTGGATGGAGGAGCAGCAGAGGCGTGAGAACGGCGTTGATCCTGAAAGTTCCAAACAGACGCTTCCTTCTCAAGAAGTAGCTACAGAGGACAAACCCCAGCTGGAAGTAGTTGAGCTAGTCGACCAATCTGCAAAGGATGATGAGATTGCTTCTGTGAAGCAAGAGAAGTTGAACAATGGTTACGAAATGAGAGAGGAGATTGTTGCAAATGCTGAACCTCTGCCCGCTGGAGATGACGACTTTCAGGATACGATCTCCATTTCATCGAACGAGAATGATGAATTCTTAGAGGTAGAGGCTGCCGAACCGAATGCAGAGGCACTTGAACAAGACTACTCTGCTACTGATACCGTGACCACTATAAAGACCGAAATGCCCATGGATGAAATCGAGAGGGATAATTCTGTGCCTGAAGAAACTCCTGAAGTTGTTGCTAAAACGGAAGGGACAGAAAATGAATCTAACCTTGAATGCGATGTTGATGCGGAACTACAAACAGCTCTTACCGCTGAAGTGCAGCCAGCAGTAGTTGAGATCCCTGCAGTTGTCGAAGAAAAGGAACCAAATCCTACCATTTCTGTCGAAGAATCCACTTTCGACACGATCAGCCATCCCGAAGAGACATCCAACTTACTCGCAGCGGCATCGTCCAACTCCAACTTAACCTCCTCGAGCTCATCGCTGGCCATTTCGGAGGGTAGTACGGGCAGTGTAATCAATCTGGCCGTCGAGGGCAGTGCTCCGTCCGTGCCGCCGAAAAAGCATCCATCCTTTGGCAAGCAGCGTAAGGCACCGCCGGTTCCGCCACCCGCCCCCGAGATGATTGTGGTTCGGGAAAAGCCCAGTAAACCCTCCACGgttaccactactactactgctccTACCGTCGCAGTTCAGGCTGCATCGAAAGCATCCGTTGACAAGACGAAAGTGACTGCAAAGCCAACGGCAACAGCAGTATCACGTAGTACCAGCTCTCCGGCTGGATCAGCAGCACCGGAAAAATCCAAACCGAAAAAGTTTATGAGCTCCCTGACGGGCATGTTTAAGGGACATGGCGAAcaaacggcaacaacaacggcTCAACAGTCTGCTGCTACCGCAGGCCATCCGAAGGAGACTGAAATTTAA